The nucleotide sequence GAACCCGCATGGCCCAACGATCTTTTATATATTTTTCCAGTCGTAATTCTAGGTACTATTGCATGTAACGTAGGCTTAGCGGTTCTAGAACCATCAATGATTGGTGAACCAGCAGATCCATTTGCAACCCCTTTGGAAATATTACCTGAATGGTATTTCTTTCCCGTATTTCAAATACTTCGTACAGTACCTAATAAATTATTGGGTGTTCTTTTAATGGTTTCAGTACCTGCGGGATTATTAATAGTACCCTTTTTAGAGAATGTTAATAAATTCCAAAATCCATTTCGTCGTCCAGTAGCGACAACCGTCTTTTTGATCGGTACTGCAGTCGCTCTTTGGTTGGGTATTGGTGCAACATTACCCATTGATAAATCCCTAACTTTAGGTCTTTTTTAAAATTTGATTC is from Chirita eburnea voucher CEBURN20170516 chloroplast, complete genome and encodes:
- the petD gene encoding cytochrome b6/f complex subunit IV, translating into MSGSFGGWMYKNSPIPITKKPDLNDPVLRGKLAKGMGHNYYGEPAWPNDLLYIFPVVILGTIACNVGLAVLEPSMIGEPADPFATPLEILPEWYFFPVFQILRTVPNKLLGVLLMVSVPAGLLIVPFLENVNKFQNPFRRPVATTVFLIGTAVALWLGIGATLPIDKSLTLGLF